A single window of Nicotiana sylvestris chromosome 3, ASM39365v2, whole genome shotgun sequence DNA harbors:
- the LOC138887772 gene encoding uncharacterized protein, whose product MGGGMHETDMPSYSLGIYDTPGTSQVTPSGQFLITGSDFQGVELGRYFPGPSTTDESRPIRDFDSGHRLSYGSSSHAQASCDAATDDYIQDPDTIMPSTGPDSTTDTCHPVPHPAIRRRLDDDDPDSVPGRQGMRLRPTATLRHTGCGTH is encoded by the exons atgggaggtggcatgcatgagaccgacatgccgtcttacagccttggcatttatgacactccagggacgtcgcaggtgaccccatcgggtcaattcttgatcacgggctcggattttcaaggagtggagttgggtagatatttccctggcccgtctaccactgatgagtctcgaccgatccgagattttgatagtgggcaccgactgagttatggcagctcatcacatgcgcag gcttcatgcgatgctgcgacagatgactacattcaggatccagacacgattatg ccttctactggacctgacagcaccaccgatacatgtcatcctgtgccgcatccggccataaggagacgacttgatgatgatgatcctgatagcgtacccgggcgacaggggatgcgcctcaggccaacggctactttgagacacaccggatgcgggacacattga